One Pseudomonas sp. AN-1 genomic region harbors:
- a CDS encoding aspartate-semialdehyde dehydrogenase, translated as MNQSFDIAVVGATGLVGEALLMALDERDFPVGTLHALAAADAAGQVAAFRERNLRVQPADGFDFASVSLVFLLEPLPAAQLARIEAAGCALVDLAGVLDPQRAPCVVAEVNPQQAESARWLRSPLPAVVALASVLGTLRQVVELRRVTLTACLAVSSRGRDGIEELARQTAQLLNARPVEPQLFDRQIAFNLLARASAELPDGHARDERRLAGELGEVLGEPTLPVAATCVQAPVFFGDSLAVSLLCAEPVDLAVVRHCLDDAEELELVEQGDYPTAVGDALGQDLVYVGRLRAGQLDPCELNLWIASDNVRKGSALNAVRLAELLLKHTL; from the coding sequence ATGAATCAATCCTTCGACATCGCCGTGGTCGGCGCTACCGGTCTGGTCGGCGAGGCGCTGCTGATGGCGCTCGACGAGCGCGATTTCCCGGTCGGCACCCTGCATGCCCTGGCAGCAGCCGATGCCGCCGGCCAGGTCGCGGCGTTCCGCGAGCGCAACCTGCGCGTCCAGCCTGCCGACGGCTTCGATTTCGCCAGCGTGTCCCTGGTGTTCCTGCTCGAGCCGCTCCCCGCCGCGCAGCTGGCGCGCATCGAGGCCGCCGGCTGCGCGCTGGTCGATCTCGCCGGCGTGCTGGACCCGCAGCGGGCGCCCTGCGTGGTGGCCGAAGTCAATCCGCAGCAGGCCGAGTCCGCGCGCTGGCTGCGCAGCCCGCTGCCGGCGGTGGTGGCGCTGGCCAGCGTGCTCGGCACCCTGCGCCAGGTGGTCGAGCTGCGCCGGGTCACCCTCACCGCCTGCCTGGCGGTGTCCAGCCGCGGCCGCGACGGCATCGAGGAGCTGGCCCGGCAGACCGCCCAGCTGCTCAACGCCCGACCGGTGGAGCCGCAGCTGTTCGACCGGCAGATCGCCTTCAACCTGCTGGCCCGCGCCAGCGCCGAGCTGCCCGACGGCCACGCCCGCGACGAGCGCCGCCTGGCCGGCGAGCTGGGCGAGGTGCTCGGCGAGCCGACGCTGCCGGTGGCGGCGACCTGCGTGCAGGCGCCGGTGTTCTTCGGCGACAGCCTAGCGGTCAGCCTGCTGTGCGCCGAGCCGGTCGACCTGGCCGTGGTGCGCCACTGCCTGGACGATGCCGAGGAACTCGAGCTGGTCGAGCAGGGCGACTATCCCACCGCCGTGGGCGATGCCCTGGGCCAGGACCTGGTCTATGTCGGCCGGCTGCGTGCGGGGCAACTGGATCCGTGCGAACTCAATTTGTGGATTGCATCAGATAACGTGCGAAAAGGTTCGGCGCTCAATGCCGTACGGCTGGCCGAGTTGTTGCTTAAACACACCCTGTAA
- the asd gene encoding aspartate-semialdehyde dehydrogenase yields MKRVGLVGWRGMVGSVLMQRMLEERDFDLIEPVFFTTSNVGGQGPSIGKDIAPLKDAYSIDELKTLDVILTCQGGDYTSEVFPKLREAGWQGYWIDAASSLRMNDDSVIVLDPVNRKVIDQSLDNGVKNYIGGNCTVSLMLMALGGLYEAGLVEWMSAMTYQAASGAGAQNMRELIKQMGAIHHAVADDLANPASAILDIDRKVAETQRGADFPVDHFGVPLAGSLIPWIDKELPNGQSREEWKGQAETNKILGRNKSPIPVDGLCVRIGAMRCHSQALTIKLNKDVPLADIEGLISQHNPWVKLVPNQREISMRELSPTAVTGTLSVPVGRLRKLNMGSQYLGAFTVGDQLLWGAAEPLRRMLRILLER; encoded by the coding sequence ATGAAGCGTGTAGGTCTTGTCGGTTGGCGCGGTATGGTGGGTTCCGTGCTCATGCAGCGGATGCTGGAAGAGCGCGATTTCGACCTGATCGAGCCGGTGTTCTTCACCACCTCCAACGTGGGTGGCCAGGGTCCGTCGATCGGCAAGGACATTGCCCCGCTGAAGGATGCCTACAGCATCGACGAACTGAAGACCCTCGACGTGATCCTCACCTGCCAGGGTGGCGACTACACCAGCGAAGTATTCCCCAAGCTGCGCGAAGCCGGCTGGCAGGGCTACTGGATCGACGCGGCCTCCAGCCTGCGCATGAACGATGACTCGGTGATCGTCCTCGATCCGGTCAACCGCAAGGTCATCGACCAGTCGCTGGACAACGGGGTGAAGAACTACATCGGCGGCAACTGCACCGTCAGCCTGATGCTGATGGCTCTCGGCGGCCTGTACGAGGCCGGTCTGGTCGAGTGGATGAGCGCCATGACCTACCAGGCGGCTTCCGGCGCCGGCGCGCAGAACATGCGCGAGCTGATCAAGCAGATGGGCGCGATCCACCACGCGGTGGCCGACGATCTGGCCAACCCGGCCAGCGCCATCCTCGACATCGACCGCAAGGTCGCCGAGACCCAGCGCGGCGCCGACTTCCCGGTCGACCACTTCGGCGTGCCGCTGGCCGGCAGCCTGATCCCTTGGATCGACAAGGAGCTGCCCAACGGCCAGAGCCGCGAGGAGTGGAAGGGCCAGGCCGAGACCAACAAGATCCTCGGCCGCAACAAGAGCCCGATCCCGGTCGACGGCCTGTGCGTGCGCATCGGCGCCATGCGCTGCCACAGCCAGGCGCTGACCATCAAGCTGAACAAGGACGTGCCGCTGGCCGACATCGAGGGCCTGATCAGTCAGCACAACCCCTGGGTCAAGCTGGTGCCGAACCAGCGCGAGATCAGCATGCGCGAGCTGAGCCCGACTGCCGTGACCGGCACCCTGAGCGTGCCGGTCGGCCGCCTGCGCAAGCTCAACATGGGCTCGCAGTACCTCGGCGCCTTCACCGTCGGCGACCAGCTGCTGTGGGGTGCGGCCGAACCGCTGCGCCGCATGCTGCGCATCCTGCTGGAGCGTTGA
- the leuB gene encoding 3-isopropylmalate dehydrogenase: MSKQILVFPGDGIGPEIVAEAVKVLEVANDKYALGFELSYDELGGAAYEKYGSPLADETLERARKADAILLGAVGGPQWDNLDRPLRPEMGLLKIRSQLGLFGNLRPALLYPQLAGASTLKPEIVAGLDILIVRELTGGIYFGSPRESRVLENGERMAFDTLPYSESEIRRIAKVGFDMAMLRNKKLCSVDKANVLESSRLWRAVVEEVAKDYPEVELSHMYVDNAAMQLVRAPKQFDVIVTDNMFGDILSDEASMLTGSIGMLPSASLDANNKGMYEPCHGSAPDIAGKGIANPLATILSVSMMLRYSFAQVEAANAIEQAVSNVLDQGLRTGDIWSEGCQKVGTREMGDAVVAALRNL, translated from the coding sequence ATGAGCAAGCAGATTCTGGTTTTCCCGGGTGACGGCATCGGTCCGGAAATCGTCGCCGAAGCGGTCAAGGTGCTGGAAGTCGCCAACGACAAGTACGCCCTGGGCTTCGAGCTGAGCTACGACGAGCTGGGCGGCGCCGCCTACGAGAAGTACGGCAGCCCGCTGGCCGACGAGACCCTGGAGCGCGCCCGCAAGGCCGACGCCATCCTGCTCGGCGCCGTCGGCGGCCCGCAGTGGGACAACCTCGATCGTCCGCTGCGTCCGGAAATGGGCCTGCTGAAGATCCGCTCGCAGCTGGGCCTGTTCGGCAACCTGCGTCCGGCGCTGCTCTACCCGCAGCTGGCCGGCGCCTCGACCCTCAAGCCGGAAATCGTTGCCGGCCTGGACATCCTCATCGTCCGCGAGCTGACCGGCGGCATCTACTTCGGCAGCCCGCGCGAAAGCCGCGTGCTGGAGAATGGCGAGCGCATGGCGTTCGACACCCTGCCGTACAGCGAGAGCGAGATCCGCCGCATCGCCAAGGTCGGTTTCGACATGGCCATGCTGCGCAACAAGAAGCTGTGCTCGGTGGACAAGGCCAACGTGCTGGAGTCCAGCCGTCTGTGGCGCGCCGTGGTCGAGGAAGTGGCCAAGGACTATCCGGAGGTCGAGCTGTCGCACATGTACGTCGACAACGCCGCCATGCAGCTGGTCCGTGCGCCCAAGCAGTTCGACGTGATCGTCACCGACAACATGTTCGGCGACATCCTGTCGGACGAGGCCTCCATGCTCACCGGCTCGATCGGCATGCTGCCGTCGGCCTCGCTGGACGCCAACAACAAGGGCATGTACGAGCCGTGCCACGGCTCGGCGCCGGACATCGCCGGCAAGGGCATCGCCAACCCGCTGGCCACCATCCTCTCGGTGTCGATGATGCTGCGCTACAGCTTCGCCCAGGTCGAGGCGGCCAACGCCATCGAGCAGGCGGTCAGCAACGTGCTGGACCAGGGCCTGCGCACCGGCGACATCTGGTCGGAAGGCTGCCAGAAGGTCGGTACCCGCGAGATGGGCGATGCGGTAGTCGCCGCGCTGCGGAATCTGTAA
- the leuD gene encoding 3-isopropylmalate dehydratase small subunit yields the protein MKAFTQHTGLVCPLDRANVDTDQIIPKQFLKSIKRTGFGPNLFDEWRYLDVGQPNQDCSKRPVNQDFVLNFPRYQGASVLLARENFGCGSSREHAPWALEEYGFRTIIAPSYADIFFNNSFKNGLLPIILPEAEVDELFKQCEASEGYQLTVDLAAQTVTRPDGKVLSFEIDPFRKHCLLNGLDDIGLTLQDADAIRAFEEKHQQASPWLFGAIK from the coding sequence ATGAAAGCCTTTACCCAACACACCGGCCTGGTCTGCCCGCTGGATCGCGCCAACGTCGACACCGACCAGATCATTCCCAAGCAGTTTCTCAAGTCGATCAAGCGCACCGGCTTCGGCCCCAACCTGTTCGACGAGTGGCGCTACCTGGACGTCGGCCAGCCGAACCAGGACTGCAGCAAGCGTCCGGTCAACCAGGACTTCGTGCTGAACTTCCCGCGCTACCAGGGCGCCAGCGTGCTGCTGGCCCGCGAGAACTTCGGCTGCGGCTCCTCCCGCGAGCACGCCCCGTGGGCGCTCGAGGAATACGGCTTCCGCACCATCATCGCGCCGAGCTACGCCGACATCTTCTTCAACAACAGCTTCAAGAACGGCCTGCTGCCGATCATCCTACCGGAAGCGGAAGTGGACGAGCTGTTCAAGCAGTGCGAGGCCAGCGAGGGCTACCAGCTGACCGTCGACCTGGCGGCGCAGACCGTGACCCGCCCGGACGGCAAGGTGCTGAGCTTCGAGATCGATCCGTTCCGCAAGCACTGCCTGCTCAACGGCCTGGACGACATCGGCCTGACCCTGCAGGACGCCGACGCGATCCGCGCGTTCGAGGAAAAGCACCAGCAGGCCAGCCCCTGGCTGTTCGGCGCGATCAAGTGA
- the leuC gene encoding 3-isopropylmalate dehydratase large subunit gives MAGKTLYDKLWDMHLVKQRDDGSALIYIDRQILHEVTSPQAFEGLRLAGRKPWRVDANIATPDHNVPTTKAERQGGLESIHDEVSRLQVQTLDENCDDFGILEFKMNDVRQGIVHVVGPEQGATLPGMTVVCGDSHTSTHGAFGALAHGIGTSEVEHVLATQCLVAKKMKNMRVNVEGQLPAGVTAKDIVLAIIGKIGTAGGNGHALEFAGSAIRELSMEGRMTICNMAIEAGARVGLVAVDEKTIAYVEGRTFAPKGADWDAAVAQWKGLVSDADAHFDTVVELKAEEIKPQVSWGTSPEMVLPVDASVPNPANEADPVKRDSIVRALKYMGLTADQPITTIKLDRVFIGSCTNSRIEDLRAAAEVAKGRKVAATVKQALVVPGSGLVKAQAEAEGLDKIFIEAGFEWREPGCSMCLAMNPDRLESGEHCASTSNRNFEGRQGAGGRTHLVSPAMAAAAAVTGHFVDVRELLN, from the coding sequence GTGGCCGGCAAGACGCTTTACGACAAGCTCTGGGACATGCACCTGGTCAAGCAGCGCGACGATGGTTCGGCGCTGATCTATATCGACCGCCAGATCCTCCACGAAGTGACCTCGCCGCAGGCCTTCGAGGGCCTGCGCCTGGCCGGCCGCAAGCCGTGGCGCGTCGACGCCAACATCGCCACCCCGGACCACAACGTGCCGACCACCAAGGCCGAGCGCCAGGGCGGCCTGGAGTCGATCCACGACGAGGTGTCGCGCCTGCAGGTGCAGACCCTCGACGAGAACTGCGACGACTTCGGCATCCTCGAATTCAAGATGAACGACGTGCGCCAGGGCATCGTCCACGTGGTCGGCCCGGAGCAGGGCGCCACCCTGCCGGGCATGACCGTGGTCTGCGGCGACTCGCACACCTCCACCCACGGCGCCTTCGGCGCGCTGGCCCACGGCATCGGCACCTCCGAGGTCGAGCACGTGCTGGCGACCCAGTGCCTGGTGGCCAAGAAGATGAAGAACATGCGGGTGAACGTGGAGGGCCAACTGCCCGCCGGCGTCACCGCCAAGGACATCGTGCTGGCGATCATCGGCAAGATCGGCACCGCCGGCGGCAACGGCCATGCCCTGGAGTTCGCCGGCAGCGCGATCCGCGAGCTGTCGATGGAAGGCCGCATGACCATCTGCAACATGGCCATCGAGGCCGGCGCCCGCGTCGGCCTGGTCGCCGTCGACGAGAAGACTATCGCCTACGTCGAAGGCCGCACCTTCGCGCCCAAGGGCGCCGACTGGGATGCCGCCGTGGCGCAGTGGAAGGGCCTGGTGTCCGACGCCGACGCCCACTTCGACACCGTGGTCGAGCTGAAGGCCGAAGAGATCAAGCCGCAGGTCAGCTGGGGCACCTCGCCGGAAATGGTCCTGCCGGTCGATGCGAGCGTGCCGAACCCGGCCAACGAGGCCGATCCGGTCAAGCGCGACTCCATCGTCCGCGCGCTCAAGTACATGGGCCTGACCGCCGACCAGCCGATCACCACCATCAAGCTGGACCGCGTGTTCATCGGTTCCTGCACCAACTCGCGCATCGAGGACCTGCGCGCCGCCGCCGAGGTGGCCAAGGGTCGCAAGGTCGCCGCCACCGTCAAGCAGGCGCTGGTGGTGCCGGGCTCCGGCCTGGTCAAGGCGCAGGCCGAGGCCGAGGGGCTGGACAAGATCTTCATCGAGGCCGGCTTCGAGTGGCGCGAGCCGGGCTGCTCCATGTGCCTGGCGATGAACCCGGACCGCCTGGAGAGCGGCGAGCACTGCGCTTCCACCTCCAACCGCAACTTCGAGGGCCGTCAGGGCGCCGGTGGCCGTACCCACCTGGTCAGTCCGGCCATGGCCGCCGCCGCCGCGGTGACCGGTCACTTCGTCGATGTGCGCGAGCTGCTGAACTGA
- a CDS encoding LysR family transcriptional regulator, which yields MDLASLDTFIAIAETGSFSAAGERLHLTQPAVSKRIAALEQQLNARLFDRIGREVSLTEAGRALLPRARQVLGVLDDTRRALSNLNGAIGGRLTLATSHHIGLHRLPPLLRAFTRAHPQVALDIRFLDSEVAYEEVLHGRTELAVITLAPHTAAPVRAVPVWDDPLDFVAAPEHPLAHGGPVSLAEVARHAAVFPGENTFTHHIVQGLFEQAGLKPNVSMSTNYLETIKMLVSIGIAWSVLPRTMLDEQVKRLPLEGIQLSRQLGYIVHTERTLSNAARAFMQLLDRAGNP from the coding sequence ATGGACCTGGCCAGCCTCGACACCTTCATCGCCATCGCCGAAACCGGCAGCTTCTCGGCCGCCGGCGAGCGCCTGCACCTGACCCAGCCGGCGGTCAGCAAGCGCATCGCCGCGCTGGAGCAGCAGCTGAATGCGCGGCTGTTCGACCGCATCGGCCGCGAGGTCAGCCTGACAGAAGCCGGCCGCGCCCTGCTGCCGCGTGCGCGCCAGGTGCTCGGCGTGCTGGACGACACCCGCCGCGCACTGAGCAACCTCAACGGCGCCATCGGCGGCCGGCTGACCCTGGCCACCAGTCACCACATCGGCCTGCATCGTCTGCCGCCTTTATTGCGCGCCTTTACCCGCGCCCACCCGCAGGTGGCGCTGGACATCCGCTTCCTCGACTCGGAGGTGGCCTATGAAGAGGTGCTGCACGGACGCACCGAGCTGGCGGTGATCACCCTCGCCCCGCATACCGCCGCGCCGGTGCGCGCGGTGCCGGTGTGGGACGACCCGCTGGACTTCGTCGCCGCCCCCGAGCACCCGCTGGCCCACGGCGGACCGGTGAGCCTGGCCGAGGTAGCGCGCCATGCCGCGGTGTTCCCCGGCGAGAACACCTTCACCCACCATATCGTCCAGGGCCTGTTCGAGCAGGCCGGGCTCAAACCCAACGTGAGCATGAGCACCAACTACCTGGAGACCATCAAGATGCTGGTGTCGATCGGCATCGCCTGGAGCGTGCTGCCGCGCACCATGCTCGACGAGCAGGTGAAGCGCCTGCCGCTGGAAGGCATCCAGCTGAGCCGCCAGCTCGGCTACATCGTGCACACCGAGCGCACCCTGTCCAATGCGGCGCGGGCGTTCATGCAGCTGCTGGATCGCGCGGGAAATCCGTAG